In Microbacterium pumilum, the following proteins share a genomic window:
- a CDS encoding nitroreductase family deazaflavin-dependent oxidoreductase, producing MNESNRTSGPPRWLVQGTAPFARALSGRRWFPLWAIVHHRGRRSGTRYSTPVAVVPTESQELILIGLPWGRNTNWARNVVAAGSATLTWKGREHQTTAPRVIEAAEAAALAKPFFRNVIRRFPAAIVLHRS from the coding sequence ATGAATGAGTCGAATCGGACCTCCGGACCGCCGCGATGGCTTGTGCAGGGCACAGCGCCGTTCGCACGGGCGCTCTCCGGGCGACGCTGGTTTCCGCTGTGGGCGATCGTTCACCATCGAGGACGTCGGAGCGGCACACGCTACTCGACCCCGGTCGCCGTGGTTCCGACGGAGTCGCAAGAGCTGATCCTGATCGGGCTGCCCTGGGGGCGGAACACGAACTGGGCGAGGAACGTCGTGGCGGCAGGTAGCGCCACCCTGACGTGGAAGGGTCGAGAGCACCAGACCACGGCGCCGCGAGTGATCGAAGCCGCCGAGGCCGCGGCGCTTGCCAAGCCGTTCTTCCGAAACGTGATCCGCCGGTTTCCGGCCGCCATCGTGCTCCACCGCAGCTGA
- a CDS encoding SMC family ATPase — MRLHRLELTGFGPFRERQVVDFDAFADDGIFLISGRTGSGKSSVLDGVCFALYGGVPRYDGVEKRLRSDYCAPDEPTSVMVEFTAGGRRWRVTRSPEYDRPKQRGTGMTTEPHRAELDELIDGQWIGRAARPVDVARDLDEILGLNQQQFLQVILLAQNRFAEFLHAKNDERQRLLRRLFGTRTYEDYQTALEQRRKDAERDLAVAGDGVALLLDESDRLIAAHDLAGEGAPPAGSEAGRNGAMDFPARLAGAAVGVQRAAYRVETRMRDRDAADAAHRDAEAFHAAARALRAQQELRMRSRAALAALEVRASRIDADRAVLARAVAAEALRAPIEAAERAAAEATAADDALSRTRLAWAATPDSVELPEPDAAALADMIEQLTGDLAVWGAAALRERDLVRAEAVLAEDRARVVECERVLAELDELRAAFPARLEALDADLAAARDAAGAREVAGAQLAAAAGRLTAAREASRLEGHARKAEAAYLSASGDHDRTRAAVTALLQRRLAGHAGELAAALVDGEPCAVCGATEHPLPAPSTSEPVSDGDIAAAESARDAAAAVEATASGEARVAREAYAAAAARAGGEREDVLVFVHAQAESAFSAAMDAEARRDSLAAERQGLVQIEAEALTERERLVAELGTVRERVAAGASDVESTRRAVDEARGGFESVQARMIDATERRALAVSLADALAALAGAAGAARRAMTDRDARIAASDFEEAADATAALLDAPARAELDRRIRDHEGALRAERDRLRDLELELAGEPDELVDVEAAAARHADARERWSTAVDAAANARETATRLADLVARAERAHSSIAGLADDHAVVARLANTVAGRAPNTHRMTLESFVLAAELEEIVEAANLRLEDMSSGRYRLQHTDALAARGAASGLGLQIMDAHTGQARPAQSLSGGETFLASLSLALGLAEVVTARAGGVRLDTLFIDEGFGSLDDDTLDLAMRTLDELRQGGRTVGLISHVAAMKEQLPAQLLVEATPHGPSVILQEAVVPA, encoded by the coding sequence GTGAGGCTGCACCGACTCGAGCTGACCGGGTTCGGGCCGTTCCGCGAGCGGCAGGTCGTCGACTTCGACGCGTTCGCGGATGACGGCATCTTCCTGATCTCGGGTCGCACCGGCTCGGGCAAGTCGAGCGTGCTGGATGGCGTGTGCTTCGCGCTCTACGGCGGCGTTCCCCGCTACGACGGCGTGGAGAAGCGACTGCGAAGCGACTACTGCGCTCCGGATGAGCCTACGAGCGTGATGGTCGAGTTCACCGCCGGTGGCCGCCGGTGGCGAGTCACGCGGTCGCCCGAATACGACCGGCCCAAGCAGCGCGGCACCGGCATGACCACCGAACCGCACCGCGCCGAGCTCGACGAGCTGATCGACGGGCAGTGGATCGGGCGTGCCGCCCGGCCCGTCGACGTCGCGCGCGATCTGGACGAGATCCTGGGACTCAACCAGCAGCAGTTCCTGCAGGTCATCCTGCTGGCGCAGAACCGCTTCGCCGAGTTCCTGCACGCCAAGAACGACGAGCGACAGCGCCTGCTGCGCCGCTTGTTCGGCACCCGCACGTACGAGGACTATCAGACCGCTCTCGAACAGCGGCGGAAGGATGCCGAGCGCGACCTCGCCGTCGCCGGCGATGGAGTCGCGCTGCTCCTCGACGAGTCGGATCGCCTGATCGCGGCGCACGATCTCGCCGGTGAGGGTGCACCGCCGGCAGGATCGGAAGCCGGCCGGAATGGCGCGATGGACTTTCCGGCGCGACTCGCCGGCGCGGCGGTGGGTGTGCAACGGGCCGCGTACCGCGTCGAGACGCGCATGCGCGATCGGGATGCCGCTGACGCGGCGCATCGGGATGCCGAGGCATTCCATGCCGCTGCGCGAGCGCTGCGCGCACAGCAAGAGCTGCGCATGCGGTCGAGGGCTGCTCTCGCGGCGCTCGAGGTTCGGGCATCCCGCATCGATGCCGATCGAGCAGTGCTCGCACGAGCCGTCGCAGCCGAGGCGCTGCGGGCGCCGATCGAGGCCGCCGAGCGTGCGGCGGCCGAAGCGACCGCGGCGGATGACGCCCTCAGCCGCACTCGCCTCGCCTGGGCTGCCACCCCCGACTCCGTCGAGCTGCCGGAACCCGACGCGGCAGCGCTCGCCGACATGATCGAGCAGCTCACGGGCGATCTTGCCGTCTGGGGGGCGGCGGCCCTCCGCGAGCGGGACCTCGTACGTGCAGAGGCGGTGCTGGCCGAGGACCGCGCCCGTGTCGTCGAATGCGAGCGAGTCCTCGCCGAGCTCGACGAGCTGCGGGCGGCCTTCCCCGCTCGATTGGAAGCTCTCGATGCCGATCTCGCGGCCGCGCGCGACGCCGCCGGTGCGCGCGAGGTTGCCGGGGCCCAGCTGGCAGCGGCGGCAGGGCGGCTCACGGCGGCGCGCGAGGCATCACGGCTCGAGGGCCACGCGCGCAAAGCTGAAGCCGCGTACCTGTCGGCGAGCGGCGATCACGATCGCACCCGCGCCGCGGTCACGGCGCTGCTGCAGCGTCGTCTCGCCGGGCACGCCGGCGAACTCGCGGCAGCTCTCGTCGACGGCGAGCCCTGCGCGGTGTGCGGTGCCACCGAGCACCCGCTTCCAGCGCCCTCGACCAGCGAGCCCGTGTCGGACGGCGACATCGCCGCTGCCGAGAGCGCACGCGATGCGGCTGCCGCCGTCGAGGCGACGGCTTCCGGCGAAGCGCGCGTCGCCCGCGAGGCATACGCGGCCGCCGCTGCACGAGCCGGCGGCGAGCGAGAGGACGTGCTCGTGTTCGTGCACGCCCAGGCGGAATCCGCGTTCTCGGCTGCGATGGATGCGGAGGCGCGCCGCGACAGCCTGGCCGCCGAGCGCCAGGGACTCGTGCAGATCGAGGCAGAGGCGCTCACGGAGCGCGAGCGCCTCGTGGCGGAACTCGGCACCGTGCGCGAGCGTGTGGCGGCGGGCGCGTCGGACGTCGAATCGACCCGCCGCGCGGTCGATGAAGCTCGCGGCGGGTTCGAGTCGGTGCAGGCACGGATGATCGACGCGACAGAGCGCCGTGCGCTCGCGGTGTCGCTGGCTGACGCGTTGGCGGCGCTCGCCGGTGCGGCCGGAGCCGCCCGTCGCGCCATGACTGACCGCGATGCGCGGATCGCGGCATCCGATTTCGAGGAAGCGGCGGATGCCACCGCAGCGCTCCTCGACGCACCCGCGCGAGCCGAGCTCGACCGGCGGATCCGCGACCATGAGGGTGCCCTCCGGGCTGAGCGCGATCGCCTGCGCGATCTCGAACTCGAACTCGCCGGCGAGCCGGACGAGCTCGTCGACGTCGAGGCGGCTGCCGCACGGCATGCGGATGCGCGAGAACGGTGGAGCACCGCGGTCGATGCGGCGGCGAACGCGCGCGAGACCGCGACGCGGCTCGCTGATCTCGTCGCACGCGCCGAGCGAGCCCACTCGAGCATCGCCGGCCTCGCCGATGATCATGCGGTGGTCGCGCGGTTGGCGAACACGGTCGCCGGGCGCGCGCCGAACACTCATCGCATGACGCTCGAGTCATTCGTGCTCGCCGCCGAACTCGAAGAGATCGTCGAAGCGGCGAACCTGCGCCTCGAAGACATGTCCAGCGGCCGGTACCGGCTGCAGCACACCGACGCGCTCGCGGCTCGCGGCGCGGCCTCGGGCCTCGGCCTGCAGATCATGGACGCCCACACCGGACAGGCACGACCGGCGCAGTCGCTCTCGGGCGGCGAGACGTTCCTCGCATCGCTCTCGCTGGCGCTGGGGCTGGCCGAGGTCGTGACCGCCCGCGCCGGTGGGGTGCGGCTCGACACGCTGTTCATCGATGAGGGGTTTGGATCGCTCGACGACGACACGCTGGACCTCGCCATGCGCACGTTGGACGAGTTGCGCCAGGGTGGACGCACCGTCGGACTGATCAGCCATGTCGCGGCGATGAAAGAACAGCTGCCGGCGCAGCTGCTCGTCGAGGCGACGCCCCACGGGCCAAGTGTCATCCTGCAAGAGGCGGTGGTTCCGGCGTGA
- a CDS encoding exonuclease SbcCD subunit D, with protein sequence MRILHTSDWHIGRSFHGHATLDALRGVLSDLVAQVREHEVDVVIVAGDIFDSAAPASACYTLLTGVLRDLSDAGARVIVTSGNHDSAARLGFQSSLLREGIHVVTDPLTVGRPITIADEHGPVQFYGIPFLEPALVRHLWADAAPRSQRQTIDHAMGLVRADLTDRGGRSVAVAHCFAQGVDATPGVEREIRQGSLDVVPLASFDGPDYVALGHIHGRQTLSDRVRYAGAPLHYSFGEASKPRGSWLVELDAGGLASVRWLDLPVPRRLATIRGPLEELLIDPQYADLEVAWVCAQYTDATPQLDPMRRVQARFPFCATVMHTPEGARGPDGLTYARRVGQARSDAELVDAFLSHVRDGEGASEREAAVIHDVIDERSLAEVTA encoded by the coding sequence ATGCGCATCCTGCACACCTCCGACTGGCACATCGGGCGGTCGTTCCACGGCCACGCCACGCTCGATGCGCTGCGCGGTGTGCTCTCGGACCTCGTCGCGCAAGTTCGCGAGCACGAGGTCGACGTCGTCATCGTCGCCGGCGACATCTTCGACTCGGCGGCGCCGGCATCCGCATGCTACACGCTGCTGACCGGGGTCTTGCGAGACCTGTCCGACGCCGGTGCGCGGGTCATCGTCACGAGCGGCAACCACGACTCGGCCGCGCGGCTCGGGTTCCAGTCCTCGCTGCTGCGCGAGGGCATCCACGTCGTGACCGACCCGCTCACTGTGGGCAGGCCGATCACGATCGCCGACGAGCACGGCCCCGTTCAGTTCTACGGGATCCCGTTCCTGGAGCCTGCGCTCGTCCGTCACCTGTGGGCGGATGCCGCGCCCCGCTCGCAGCGGCAGACCATCGACCACGCGATGGGCCTGGTCCGCGCCGACCTCACCGATCGCGGCGGCCGTTCCGTCGCCGTCGCGCACTGCTTCGCGCAAGGCGTCGATGCCACACCGGGCGTCGAGCGCGAGATCCGGCAGGGGAGCCTGGATGTCGTGCCACTGGCGTCATTCGATGGTCCCGACTACGTCGCCCTGGGCCATATCCACGGGCGTCAGACCCTGTCGGATCGCGTTCGGTACGCCGGCGCGCCGTTGCACTACAGCTTCGGAGAGGCGTCGAAGCCTCGTGGCTCGTGGCTGGTCGAGCTGGATGCCGGGGGACTCGCCTCCGTCCGCTGGCTCGACCTGCCCGTCCCGAGACGGCTCGCAACCATCCGCGGTCCGCTGGAAGAGCTGCTCATCGACCCGCAGTATGCGGATCTCGAGGTTGCCTGGGTGTGCGCGCAGTACACGGATGCCACCCCGCAGCTCGATCCGATGCGACGGGTGCAGGCACGATTCCCGTTCTGCGCCACCGTGATGCACACCCCCGAGGGAGCACGTGGCCCCGACGGCCTCACCTACGCCCGCCGGGTGGGTCAAGCCCGTTCCGATGCCGAGCTGGTCGACGCGTTCCTCTCGCATGTGCGCGACGGCGAAGGCGCGTCCGAACGCGAGGCCGCGGTCATCCACGATGTGATCGACGAGCGGTCGCTCGCAGAGGTCACGGCGTGA
- a CDS encoding alpha/beta hydrolase: protein MSAIESSPVAPFTYAGATLMTQERGRGDRPIVLIHGIGMGMGVFADLISQLGEAAWTIALDLPGYGSAPEPERVLTMERTADLIAAFLRDRGTGPAVLVGHSMGTQVAVEVAARHPHLVDTLVLVGPTVDRRERSGRQQLLRLLQDVAIESPKVIVRGAREYLRAGPRLGLKMHAMIVHRPEDVYPLVSAPTLVLRGEDDRVASRDWCAFVTASIPGARAAEVPGHGHEAMIRDAAPAAREIERFLRGE, encoded by the coding sequence ATGTCAGCCATCGAGTCGTCTCCCGTCGCGCCCTTCACGTACGCCGGCGCGACCCTGATGACCCAAGAGCGCGGCCGAGGTGACCGACCGATCGTCCTGATCCACGGCATCGGAATGGGGATGGGCGTCTTCGCCGACCTGATCTCGCAGCTTGGCGAGGCCGCGTGGACGATCGCCCTCGACCTCCCGGGCTACGGCAGCGCTCCAGAACCCGAACGCGTCCTCACGATGGAGCGCACCGCCGATCTCATCGCGGCCTTCCTGCGCGACCGCGGCACCGGCCCCGCGGTGCTCGTCGGCCATTCGATGGGCACGCAGGTCGCCGTGGAAGTCGCTGCGCGGCATCCGCACCTCGTCGACACGTTGGTGCTGGTCGGCCCGACCGTCGATCGACGCGAGCGGAGCGGACGGCAGCAGCTGCTGCGGCTGCTGCAGGATGTGGCGATCGAGAGTCCCAAGGTGATCGTTCGCGGCGCGCGCGAATACCTGCGCGCCGGGCCCCGGCTCGGCCTCAAGATGCATGCGATGATCGTGCACCGACCCGAAGACGTCTATCCGCTCGTCAGTGCCCCGACTCTCGTGCTGCGCGGCGAGGACGACCGCGTCGCGTCACGCGACTGGTGCGCGTTCGTCACGGCGTCCATTCCCGGCGCCCGAGCCGCAGAGGTCCCGGGGCACGGTCACGAGGCCATGATCCGGGATGCCGCACCTGCCGCTCGGGAGATCGAGCGGTTCCTCCGCGGCGAGTGA